The following proteins come from a genomic window of Paraburkholderia youngii:
- a CDS encoding DDE-type integrase/transposase/recombinase — MSDVWSNDISDIALAARQKEDAAEHQSWLDTLKTKGWTQGLPSNASDSDKTAYDIGTARESAYQTRAYEGSLTKSGSGLLTLSGNNTYRGLLYLLWRAVDQHGAELDVLLQKRRDKAAAKRFFKRLLAACPEVPRKIVTDQLRSYPAAKAEIPELANVKHVFVKASARLNNRAENSHQPTRERERRMRGFRKPGRTQVFLSNFWPIRQHFALKRHLLRASLYRKQLSERFAAWHRFTEVTQNPSAF, encoded by the coding sequence ATGTCGGATGTATGGTCGAACGACATTTCGGACATTGCACTCGCCGCGCGTCAGAAAGAAGACGCGGCAGAGCATCAATCGTGGCTCGATACGCTGAAAACGAAGGGCTGGACGCAGGGACTGCCCTCGAATGCGAGCGACAGCGACAAGACAGCGTACGACATCGGCACCGCGCGCGAGTCTGCTTACCAGACACGTGCCTATGAAGGTAGCCTGACAAAGTCAGGCAGTGGTCTGCTGACCCTGTCGGGGAACAATACCTATCGCGGGTTACTGTATCTGTTGTGGCGGGCGGTCGACCAGCACGGCGCCGAACTCGATGTCTTGCTGCAGAAACGGCGCGACAAAGCGGCAGCCAAACGGTTTTTCAAACGGCTTCTCGCCGCATGTCCTGAGGTGCCACGCAAGATCGTCACCGACCAGCTGCGTAGCTATCCCGCCGCGAAAGCCGAGATCCCCGAGCTGGCGAACGTCAAACATGTCTTCGTCAAAGCCAGCGCTCGGTTGAATAACCGAGCCGAAAACAGTCACCAGCCCACACGTGAGCGGGAGCGTCGCATGCGTGGCTTCCGCAAGCCTGGGCGTACGCAAGTCTTCCTGTCGAACTTCTGGCCGATCCGGCAACACTTCGCGCTGAAGCGCCATCTACTGCGCGCCTCTCTCTATCGAAAACAACTCAGCGAACGGTTCGCAGCATGGCATCGCTTCACTGAGGTCACCCAAAATCCGTCCGCTTTCTGA
- a CDS encoding IS6 family transposase — MKKTKTPRTTLAPGLAKVLKRRHYPLEVILLCVRWYVAYSLSLRNLAEMMGERGVAVDHSTVYRWVIKLLPLFERSFRKHKRPVGKSWRMDESYIKIKGEWKYLYRAVDKAGDTVDFLLRARRDKVAARRFFEKAITHNGTPETVTIDKSGSNLAALDAVNADRETPIKVRQIKYLNNIVEQDHRAIKRRTRPMLGVKNFHRARVILGGIEVMHMIRKGQMKSAGKDPSPASQQFYSRVS, encoded by the coding sequence ATGAAGAAGACGAAGACACCGCGAACCACACTCGCGCCGGGCTTGGCCAAGGTCCTGAAGCGCCGTCACTACCCGCTTGAAGTGATTTTGCTGTGCGTGCGATGGTACGTGGCCTATTCGCTGAGTTTGCGCAATCTTGCGGAAATGATGGGCGAGCGTGGTGTCGCGGTGGATCATTCGACGGTGTACCGCTGGGTCATCAAACTGCTGCCGCTCTTCGAAAGGAGCTTCCGCAAGCACAAGCGTCCGGTTGGGAAAAGCTGGCGAATGGACGAGAGCTATATCAAGATCAAAGGTGAGTGGAAATATCTTTACCGGGCAGTGGACAAGGCGGGCGACACGGTCGACTTCCTGCTCAGGGCCAGGCGGGACAAGGTCGCTGCCCGGCGGTTCTTTGAAAAGGCGATCACCCATAATGGTACGCCAGAGACCGTGACCATCGACAAAAGCGGCTCCAATCTGGCCGCACTGGATGCGGTGAATGCCGATCGCGAGACGCCGATCAAGGTCCGTCAGATCAAGTATCTGAACAACATTGTCGAACAGGACCATCGGGCTATCAAACGCCGGACCCGGCCGATGCTGGGAGTCAAGAACTTCCACCGTGCGAGGGTCATTCTCGGCGGCATCGAGGTAATGCACATGATCAGGAAAGGACAGATGAAATCTGCGGGCAAAGACCCGTCGCCTGCTTCCCAGCAGTTTTACTCCCGTGTATCATAA
- the tnpB gene encoding IS66 family insertion sequence element accessory protein TnpB (TnpB, as the term is used for proteins encoded by IS66 family insertion elements, is considered an accessory protein, since TnpC, encoded by a neighboring gene, is a DDE family transposase.) has product MIRIDQVWLAVDPLDMRAGFDTALGRVITVFGAAHPHHAYLFANRRANRLKVLVHDGIGIWLAARRLNQGQFAWPRAGSEPKQHALTQEQLAGLVVGLPWQRIGADGVIRVI; this is encoded by the coding sequence ATGATCCGCATTGATCAGGTGTGGCTGGCAGTTGACCCGCTGGATATGCGGGCCGGCTTCGATACGGCACTGGGTCGGGTGATCACCGTGTTCGGCGCTGCGCATCCGCACCATGCTTACCTGTTTGCCAACCGGCGAGCCAACCGCCTGAAGGTGCTGGTTCACGATGGGATTGGCATCTGGCTGGCAGCGCGACGGCTGAATCAGGGGCAGTTCGCATGGCCGCGCGCGGGTAGCGAACCAAAGCAGCATGCGCTCACGCAGGAACAACTTGCCGGTCTGGTGGTGGGTTTGCCATGGCAGCGCATCGGCGCGGACGGTGTGATCCGTGTCATTTGA
- the tnpA gene encoding IS66-like element accessory protein TnpA — MNTIEEAAAPGRRRRRRYSVEFKAQVVAACQRPGVSLAAIALHHKLNANLLRRWVEQAETNDCVLVARSDMAAPLVATPAPEFVPLPLETRNTRTAEIRVEVRRADLSITVSWPTSEAAQCAAWLREWLA; from the coding sequence GTGAACACAATTGAAGAAGCAGCGGCGCCTGGCCGTCGACGACGCCGGCGCTACAGCGTCGAGTTCAAGGCTCAGGTAGTAGCAGCTTGCCAAAGGCCCGGGGTATCGCTCGCGGCCATCGCATTGCACCACAAGCTGAACGCGAATCTGCTTCGACGTTGGGTCGAGCAGGCCGAAACGAACGATTGTGTGCTGGTGGCGCGTAGCGACATGGCAGCGCCACTGGTAGCGACGCCAGCACCGGAATTTGTACCGTTGCCTCTTGAGACGCGAAACACGCGCACAGCTGAGATTCGCGTCGAGGTGCGTCGCGCGGACCTGTCGATAACGGTTAGCTGGCCAACCTCAGAGGCAGCGCAGTGCGCCGCCTGGCTGCGCGAGTGGCTCGCATGA
- a CDS encoding ATP-binding protein, with product MLDALKRPVEPTEHPLLSQSYIVPTPAIAAMYARVRRCIRRGVSGAVIYGHTRWGKTYAARYCVRLLRHELPRVAVLTLGMPQNPSRSEALFFGMLLDVAQHARPDSGSALQRRLRLYHKLAELVTRASGNTLVMFVDEAQRMEIEHYEWLRDVQDELGRRGIRMFVFLVGQPGLLNRKSAFRQSVDTSQIVSRFMIDELQFAGLRSAGDLKMPLMAYDSSVFPEGSGWTYTRYFLQRAFDTGFRLGTQQPLLWEAFETAHRLARFDFAMEIPMEYMARAVEIALSRNMEHDRPHFEPSRACWDEAVEESSFVAALEALRIIFVDDPAAP from the coding sequence ATGCTCGACGCCCTTAAACGCCCGGTTGAGCCGACAGAGCATCCGCTGCTCAGCCAGTCATATATTGTGCCCACGCCAGCGATCGCTGCCATGTACGCGCGCGTTCGGAGGTGTATTCGCCGCGGCGTGAGCGGTGCGGTGATCTATGGGCATACCCGCTGGGGCAAGACGTATGCAGCGCGCTACTGCGTGCGGCTTTTGCGGCATGAACTGCCGCGCGTTGCCGTCCTTACCCTGGGCATGCCACAGAATCCGTCGCGTTCGGAGGCCTTGTTCTTTGGCATGCTGCTCGATGTCGCCCAGCACGCCCGGCCGGACAGCGGTTCAGCGCTGCAGCGGCGCCTGCGGCTGTATCACAAGCTAGCGGAGCTGGTGACACGGGCGTCGGGCAACACGCTGGTCATGTTCGTCGACGAAGCGCAGCGGATGGAAATTGAGCACTACGAATGGCTGCGTGATGTGCAGGATGAACTTGGCAGGCGGGGCATTCGCATGTTTGTGTTTCTCGTCGGCCAGCCGGGCCTCCTGAACCGCAAGAGTGCATTCAGGCAGAGCGTCGACACTTCGCAGATTGTCTCGCGCTTCATGATCGACGAATTGCAGTTTGCGGGTCTGCGCTCTGCAGGCGACCTCAAGATGCCGCTGATGGCGTACGACAGTTCCGTCTTTCCAGAGGGAAGCGGATGGACCTATACGCGCTACTTTCTGCAGCGCGCGTTCGACACCGGCTTCAGGCTCGGGACTCAGCAACCGCTTCTCTGGGAGGCCTTCGAGACGGCGCATCGCCTCGCGCGGTTCGACTTCGCGATGGAGATCCCAATGGAGTACATGGCTCGCGCAGTCGAGATTGCATTGAGCCGCAACATGGAGCATGACCGGCCGCACTTCGAACCGAGTCGCGCGTGCTGGGACGAGGCCGTTGAGGAATCGAGCTTCGTTGCCGCTCTCGAGGCGTTGCGGATCATCTTTGTGGACGACCCGGCCGCGCCATGA
- a CDS encoding phage integrase family protein, producing MGTLGEFGDVEDVEFREVSASSGRPKAAPRSLEARSKANRRRAKREQADGRRIGLQHLAFFRGYLEGLDLSGMAEQYLEFGRDARKAASTRDWLVTAFVAAARKRQDFATARLLAIRPSALRADVAPAAAAAVPALPSLEEFAANHDPDGFYTEKELLDLFTVHHAGQQSGKSAEHVATLRRQQRNARLRVRQLAALDALARLVVEDPKPDHHVLGWFDAAVALRLADVGLTTIGRLVDAINAAGYRWYRNVPRLGEVGARRIVTWLENYRDVDGLRIGSSSLVPPSERGPGASRLERSPATGIVPLEYFLIPRELDGANGANRNLVKNNSGASNDLEAIRFWLADYENPNTHDKYRAEAERLLLWAIFAKGKPLSSLDIDDARQYINQFLVDPQPVSQWVMNRAVPRGEPGWRPFRGPLSVKSRQDALAALKKFFGDLVNAQYLDHNAFAKVKVFLGTELDEVGNVRRVAAKPRIQAERSLTKEAWTFAMKVLDSLPDSDSATRMRFVLTFAYCTGLRRAELCGAFTDDVIVRYAGAELGSIHLLRVVGKGAKERFIPLVPAVLQALGDYLETRGFPRDPLACPVGTALIPALPDKQDIGRVRREAGQRGEDCRVALAALARQAGPIHQDLLYRAVKRFFAAATAAALREDSPHARAFSAVSPHWLRHTFVSHAIANGMSLESARNFAGHDSLDTTSIYATAEIARQYREAEEFLSRVNE from the coding sequence ATGGGAACGCTGGGAGAGTTTGGGGACGTCGAAGATGTCGAGTTCCGCGAAGTGTCCGCGTCGTCGGGCCGACCGAAGGCAGCGCCGCGAAGCCTGGAAGCGCGCTCGAAGGCCAACCGGCGACGCGCCAAGCGTGAACAGGCAGACGGGCGCCGTATCGGCCTCCAGCACCTGGCGTTTTTTCGCGGCTATCTCGAAGGCCTCGATCTCTCCGGCATGGCCGAGCAGTATCTGGAATTCGGCCGGGATGCGCGGAAGGCCGCGTCGACACGTGACTGGCTGGTGACGGCGTTCGTCGCGGCCGCCCGCAAGCGGCAGGATTTTGCGACGGCCCGGCTACTCGCCATCCGTCCTTCGGCGTTGCGAGCTGACGTCGCGCCGGCAGCAGCCGCGGCGGTCCCGGCGCTACCTTCGCTGGAAGAGTTCGCGGCCAACCATGATCCGGACGGCTTCTATACCGAAAAGGAGTTGCTGGACCTTTTCACGGTTCACCATGCCGGTCAGCAGTCGGGAAAAAGCGCGGAGCACGTCGCGACGCTGCGCCGCCAGCAGCGCAATGCCCGCCTCCGCGTCCGGCAACTGGCGGCGCTCGATGCGCTGGCCCGGCTCGTGGTCGAGGATCCGAAGCCAGACCATCATGTTCTCGGGTGGTTTGATGCAGCGGTGGCGTTGCGCCTGGCCGACGTCGGACTGACAACGATCGGCAGGTTGGTCGACGCAATCAACGCGGCTGGCTATCGCTGGTATCGCAATGTTCCCCGGCTCGGCGAGGTCGGCGCGCGGAGGATCGTGACATGGCTGGAGAACTACCGGGACGTCGACGGCCTCCGTATCGGTTCCAGTTCGCTCGTCCCTCCATCTGAACGCGGCCCTGGAGCCAGCCGGCTCGAACGTTCGCCGGCGACTGGCATCGTGCCGCTTGAGTATTTCCTGATCCCACGCGAGCTGGACGGCGCGAACGGCGCAAACCGGAATCTGGTCAAGAACAATAGCGGCGCCAGCAATGACCTAGAGGCGATCCGGTTCTGGCTGGCCGACTACGAAAATCCGAACACACACGACAAATACCGCGCAGAGGCCGAGCGACTGCTGCTTTGGGCGATATTCGCGAAGGGGAAACCGCTTTCGAGCCTCGACATTGACGACGCGCGCCAATACATCAATCAGTTTCTCGTTGATCCCCAACCGGTCTCGCAGTGGGTCATGAACCGGGCCGTGCCGCGAGGCGAACCTGGATGGCGGCCCTTTCGTGGACCGCTGTCGGTCAAGAGCCGCCAGGACGCTTTGGCGGCACTGAAGAAGTTCTTCGGCGACCTCGTCAATGCTCAGTACCTTGACCACAATGCGTTTGCGAAGGTTAAGGTGTTTCTGGGCACTGAGCTTGATGAGGTCGGCAATGTCAGGCGCGTCGCGGCCAAGCCTCGCATTCAGGCCGAGCGCAGCCTCACGAAAGAAGCGTGGACGTTCGCCATGAAGGTGCTTGACTCCCTGCCCGACTCCGACTCGGCGACCCGTATGCGGTTCGTACTGACGTTCGCCTACTGCACCGGGCTGCGGCGCGCGGAGCTTTGCGGCGCTTTCACGGACGATGTCATCGTGCGCTACGCTGGAGCGGAGCTTGGCTCTATACATCTGTTGCGCGTCGTCGGGAAAGGCGCCAAAGAGCGCTTCATACCGCTCGTGCCGGCCGTGCTGCAGGCGCTCGGCGACTATCTGGAAACACGCGGCTTTCCGCGCGATCCCCTCGCCTGCCCCGTGGGCACTGCGCTGATCCCAGCCCTGCCGGACAAGCAGGACATCGGCCGTGTGCGCCGAGAAGCTGGCCAGCGTGGTGAGGACTGTCGCGTCGCGCTTGCGGCGCTAGCGCGGCAGGCAGGACCGATTCATCAGGACCTGCTTTACCGGGCGGTGAAGCGATTTTTCGCTGCGGCCACGGCTGCGGCACTTCGCGAGGACTCCCCGCATGCCCGCGCCTTTAGCGCCGTGAGCCCGCATTGGCTCCGACACACCTTCGTATCCCACGCGATCGCCAACGGAATGAGCTTGGAAAGCGCCCGGAATTTTGCCGGACACGACTCGCTGGACACTACGTCGATATATGCGACGGCCGAAATCGCGCGTCAATATAGGGAGGCCGAGGAGTTCCTGAGCCGTGTCAACGAATGA
- a CDS encoding AAA family ATPase, whose protein sequence is MAAKIITVFNQKGGSGKTTTSCNLAGVLGLRGHKTLLVDLDDQGTATLSVGAAPDDRPFPAALSNLSKSPRPDREIAKFVADFDFIVIDCPPAIRSSAPSVALLISDLGLIPIGASGGNLWAVQEAKKLGMSAQVTNPDLKLRSLANMDQKVTIVQQIFQAAEQDEEIPMLKTRLGFRTAYKEAEVSGSTVLQIRGAKAAHKEINAFVDEVLKVVEE, encoded by the coding sequence ATGGCTGCAAAAATAATTACCGTCTTTAACCAGAAGGGTGGGTCAGGAAAGACCACAACGTCATGTAACTTAGCGGGTGTCCTTGGTCTGCGAGGCCATAAGACACTCCTTGTCGACTTGGACGATCAAGGTACAGCGACTCTTTCGGTGGGCGCCGCGCCAGACGATCGACCGTTCCCCGCAGCGTTGTCGAATCTCTCGAAAAGCCCGCGTCCAGACAGAGAGATTGCCAAATTCGTTGCCGACTTTGACTTCATCGTCATTGATTGCCCCCCTGCAATCCGCTCCAGCGCTCCCTCGGTGGCTCTGTTGATTTCCGACTTGGGCTTGATTCCAATCGGCGCGTCAGGGGGGAATCTGTGGGCGGTCCAGGAAGCAAAAAAACTCGGCATGTCCGCTCAGGTGACGAACCCGGATCTGAAGCTGCGCTCGCTCGCGAACATGGATCAAAAAGTGACGATTGTTCAGCAAATTTTCCAAGCAGCCGAGCAGGACGAGGAAATTCCGATGCTTAAGACCCGACTCGGCTTCCGCACCGCCTATAAAGAGGCAGAAGTCTCGGGAAGTACTGTCTTGCAAATTAGGGGCGCCAAGGCAGCTCACAAAGAAATCAACGCTTTTGTTGACGAAGTCCTGAAAGTCGTGGAGGAGTGA
- a CDS encoding ParB/RepB/Spo0J family partition protein, with product MAKKNFTAALSAGVQRDQALRENSVTSRFERVEAALDGRTTLLESPVVGQAVEPDNTRSYIETLEREGRITATYAPWPIDKIEDNPLNSRTIYQEEKISARAASMAKDGQLVPALAARHPSDPDRAILIDGHYRKQGALRNRATTLDLKLLDGLKPIDFYRLARAANNEREQETILDVALGYKKLLDEGYAKTNDELAHLVEESKSKVSKTLTILELPASAQEFLSLYPEQFGINIAYELALYFKATDETKTRDFAQRIVSEGLSFQKVKAIREALAQQRAPRKTFSRQYKVSDRNGAPIGAIKEWGNGNIQVSLALDNPERAEAYIDALKKLLEDDGHKAQ from the coding sequence ATGGCAAAGAAAAATTTCACAGCTGCGTTGAGTGCCGGCGTGCAGCGCGACCAGGCGCTGCGGGAAAACAGCGTTACGTCACGGTTTGAGCGCGTTGAGGCGGCACTCGATGGTCGAACGACACTTCTCGAAAGCCCCGTCGTTGGGCAGGCAGTCGAACCCGACAATACGCGCTCCTATATAGAAACGTTGGAACGCGAAGGCCGCATCACTGCGACCTACGCACCTTGGCCCATCGACAAGATCGAAGACAACCCGCTGAACAGTCGGACGATCTATCAGGAAGAAAAGATCTCGGCACGCGCAGCATCGATGGCTAAAGACGGGCAGCTGGTCCCCGCCCTGGCGGCGAGACATCCGAGCGATCCAGACCGCGCGATCCTCATTGACGGTCACTACCGAAAGCAGGGTGCTCTTCGAAACCGAGCCACCACGTTGGACCTCAAACTCCTAGATGGGCTGAAGCCGATCGACTTCTACCGGCTCGCCCGCGCTGCAAATAACGAGCGTGAACAAGAAACGATTCTCGACGTCGCCTTAGGCTACAAGAAGTTACTCGACGAAGGTTATGCAAAGACCAACGACGAACTCGCTCACCTAGTCGAAGAAAGTAAGTCAAAGGTCAGCAAAACGCTGACGATCCTTGAACTGCCGGCTTCGGCTCAAGAATTCCTCTCGCTTTATCCCGAGCAGTTTGGAATCAACATCGCGTACGAACTCGCCCTGTACTTCAAAGCGACCGATGAAACCAAAACCCGCGATTTCGCACAGCGGATTGTGAGTGAAGGATTGTCCTTCCAGAAAGTGAAGGCAATTCGAGAGGCACTAGCTCAGCAGCGCGCACCGAGAAAGACCTTCTCACGTCAGTACAAAGTCTCCGATCGTAACGGCGCACCCATCGGTGCGATCAAAGAATGGGGCAACGGAAATATCCAAGTTAGCCTTGCTTTGGATAATCCTGAACGAGCCGAAGCCTATATCGACGCCCTCAAGAAGCTCCTTGAAGACGACGGGCACAAGGCTCAGTGA